The Deltaproteobacteria bacterium region GGTTTACGTTGACAACATAAGGCAACAATGTCTATAAAGAAAATTCTATCAATAACCTTTTCCCATTTCATTGAAGAAAGGGAGCTTTTTTGGCAAAAGAAAAGAAGGAGGAAATCCGGGGAACTTTCGAGTTCCTAAAAGACTGGGGGGATACCCTCACCCGTTGGACAGAGCGTTGGATCCCGGATGCTCTGGTTATTGTCATCGTTTTGAGTTTTATTGCCTATATCTTTGCGCTTATCTGGGGATTCAAGCCGGAAGTTGGAATCGGTTCAAGAGCCTTTGAGTCGATTAAAGCCTGGGGAAATGGTTTCTGGGCCTTACTCGAATTCGCTATGCAGATGTGTTTGATCATGATGACGGGCTATATCTTGGCCTGTTCCCCACCGGTTCGAAAGTTGATGGATGGTATTTCCGGGTGGTCCAATCCTGAAAAACCATGGCAGGCCATTGTCACCATGGCGCTCTTTTCAATGATCATGGCCTGGCTCAATTGGGGAATCAGTCTGATTGCCAGTGCCATGTTGGCTCTCTTTATTGTGAGGAGAAATCCAAAAGTTGACTACCGCTTATTAGTGGCGGCAGCCTACCTCGGACTCGGTTGCACCTGGCACTCCGGCCTGTCGGGTTCAGCCCCATTGCTTGTGGCTACTCCGGATAATTTTCTGATCAAAGCAAAATTAGTGGATCAGATCATTCCCGTATCCCAAACCATTTTCCATCCTTTTAATCTAATTCTTACTATTGTCATTGTGGTTGTGGTTACCATTTTGATGGCCTTAATGCATCCGAGACCGGAGAAGACCTTTGTCGTGAAGCCTGAATTGATGGATAAACTCAAGCTTTATGAAGCTCCTCCAAAGCCCGCTAAATGGGAAAGCCCTTCGGACTGGATGAACTGGTGGCCCGGATTCAATCTTGTCGTTTTTATTGGAGGACTGATCTGGTTGATCTGGCACTTCTCGACCAAAGGCGTCGCGCTCACACTCAATGTAATCAATTTTGCTATGCTGATGTTGGGTATCCTCTTCCACTGGAGGCCCTGGTCCTTCCTGAAGGCTACGGAAGATGCAGGAAAGGCTGTTTGGGGAATCGTCATTCAGTTCCCCTTCTATGCCGGAATCTTTGGTCTCTTTAAATTCACCGGACTATCTGTGGCATTTACAAACGCCTTTGTGGCGATCTCAAACCCTATGACCTTTCCGCTCTTTATCTACTGGTATGGCGGGCTTCTCAACTATCTCATTCCCTCCGGAGGCGGTGAATGGGCAGTCGTTGCACCTTACATCATACCAGCGGCAAAGCAGTTAGTATCTAAAGAATCAAAATCTTCTCAAAATGGGTAGAAAATTTTATTGAACATAGTTTAAACGTGCGCCAATTGCGGGATTACAGACATATTTCGGATGGTCAAACCAGCTATGATTACGGCCTTTCCAAGTTTGGTAATGTAGTACTTGTAAGTTTTACCGACTTTGCGAATTATGCCGTGGAGATGGAGTCGTTTCAGAATTCTGGTCATTGCGGCGGTGTTTATTGCCGAAATATGTTTGCGCAGAGATTTGTTCTGAAGTCCGTTGATGTTGAACTCGCCACGGGCCAGGACTTCAAATAGTTTGAGATCATCAGGGCTGAATAGATTGAAACCTTTGTGGGAACGGTCGTCGGTTTCCACGGGTTTTGAGATTCTTCCGAGGTTCTTGATGCCTTTGCTCTGGTCATCGAACGTGGAGATAAATTCAAGATAACGGCGGTTCGAGGCCTTGAAGATGGCCGTGAGTTCGAACAGGCTGTAAATGTTTTTCTTCATGGGTGCGATTTTGTGGATGAGCTCTCCAGAGCGCGACTGGACTTCACGATACTGTTTGAACTCCGAGACGTCGTTGGTCGTGGTCTCGATCCGGAGGATGATTCCGAACTTGTCGTACATCTTAATGGAAGAAGCGCCCATATGGTGCTTGATCCGTGTTCCCTGAATGCGGGTGTTGAAATTGTTGCCCATGTCGTCCTGGTAGTTGCCGTGAAGCTTCCGACCCAGGAAGGTGGCGATATTCTCCGGTTTCACGGAATGAATAGCGGTTCGAACGATCTGATCGTACAAGAGGCGAAGGTCTGATTGTCTTTTAAAAACAAGGTCGGTGGCATATTCTACCTGCATAGTGCTCCAGTGATAAGTAAGACCGTACTCTTGAAAGACCGGGCAGTATTCCCGGGCGAAACCATCCACGGCCCGGTGTAAATCCGAGGGCTTAAAAATCAGTAAATGGGACGTTGTTCACTGGATTCAATAACTACTTGAAAGCATCGGAAAATTGGAATAACAGGGGACAACGGCCTTTGAGGTAATGGCGGACCATAGAATAACCGAACGTAATGGACAACGTTCCCTTTGCTCAAATTAATGGAGACATTTGCTCATTCAAAAGGCAGGATTCCCAGACGTAAGAGGATCTTTTTAACGGCCAGGACGCTCAAGGCATCATCAGGCAGGTCGATGGTGGGCCGGCCGGTCCGGTCGAACAGGGCCACCTTTTCATCCAGGGGGACCTGGCCCCAGACCTCAAGGCCAAGGTCCGCGGCCATCGTCTCCAGGTCGCCCAGGTCCCCCTGGGTGCGGTTGAAGACCAGGCCGGATCGGTAGCCGCCCATGACCCCGTATCGCTCGGCGATGGTCTTTAAATGGCAGGCGGTGCGCACCCCTTTTTGGGTGGGATCGGAGACCATGATCAGGGTAGAAAGGCCACTGATGACCCGGCGGTTGATCTGTTCGATGCCGGCTTCACAGTCGATCAGGGTGATATCGTAGTGTTTGGAAAGGGACTCGATGCCGAATTTCAGCAGGTCGTTCAGCCCGCAGAAACAGCCGGCCGCCTCCGGCTGGCCCAGGACCAGGAGGCTGATTCCACCCACCTCGATCACCAGTTCATCGCGGATCACTTCGGCCATGGGCTTGTCTTTGATCCGCCTTTTTTCATCCGGATCTTCGATCATGACCGCCCGCATCTCCCCCACGGTCTTTTTCGGTTCAATTCCTAGGCCGTAAGCCAGGCTTACCGGTGGATCGGCATCGACGGCCAGGATGCGATAGCCGCCCTGGGAAAAGAGTTTGGTCATGATGGCCGTCAGAGTGGTTTTGCCGGTCCCGCCCTTACCGGCCACGGCAATCACTTCTTTTTGATTTTCCTTTTTAGGTTCCCCCATGATTTACCCTTAAATCCTGTTAATCCTGTCGGGAAATAGTTTTTTTCTGCCGTTCAAAACGTTCCCGGGCAAAAAGAGCCGCCCCGAGGGCCCCGATGCTCTGGGGATCCACTGTGGTCATTTCATACAATTGAACCCCCAGGACCTCTTGAAGACTGTTAACGACCGCCGGGTTCTTGGCCACGCCGCCGGTCATGGCCACCTCTTTTTTTAAGCCCACCCGCC contains the following coding sequences:
- a CDS encoding AAA family ATPase, with amino-acid sequence MGEPKKENQKEVIAVAGKGGTGKTTLTAIMTKLFSQGGYRILAVDADPPVSLAYGLGIEPKKTVGEMRAVMIEDPDEKRRIKDKPMAEVIRDELVIEVGGISLLVLGQPEAAGCFCGLNDLLKFGIESLSKHYDITLIDCEAGIEQINRRVISGLSTLIMVSDPTQKGVRTACHLKTIAERYGVMGGYRSGLVFNRTQGDLGDLETMAADLGLEVWGQVPLDEKVALFDRTGRPTIDLPDDALSVLAVKKILLRLGILPFE
- a CDS encoding short-chain fatty acid transporter; its protein translation is MRGTFEFLKDWGDTLTRWTERWIPDALVIVIVLSFIAYIFALIWGFKPEVGIGSRAFESIKAWGNGFWALLEFAMQMCLIMMTGYILACSPPVRKLMDGISGWSNPEKPWQAIVTMALFSMIMAWLNWGISLIASAMLALFIVRRNPKVDYRLLVAAAYLGLGCTWHSGLSGSAPLLVATPDNFLIKAKLVDQIIPVSQTIFHPFNLILTIVIVVVVTILMALMHPRPEKTFVVKPELMDKLKLYEAPPKPAKWESPSDWMNWWPGFNLVVFIGGLIWLIWHFSTKGVALTLNVINFAMLMLGILFHWRPWSFLKATEDAGKAVWGIVIQFPFYAGIFGLFKFTGLSVAFTNAFVAISNPMTFPLFIYWYGGLLNYLIPSGGGEWAVVAPYIIPAAKQLVSKESKSSQNG
- a CDS encoding MarR family transcriptional regulator, with protein sequence MGASSIKMYDKFGIILRIETTTNDVSEFKQYREVQSRSGELIHKIAPMKKNIYSLFELTAIFKASNRRYLEFISTFDDQSKGIKNLGRISKPVETDDRSHKGFNLFSPDDLKLFEVLARGEFNINGLQNKSLRKHISAINTAAMTRILKRLHLHGIIRKVGKTYKYYITKLGKAVIIAGLTIRNMSVIPQLAHV